A DNA window from Theobroma cacao cultivar B97-61/B2 chromosome 5, Criollo_cocoa_genome_V2, whole genome shotgun sequence contains the following coding sequences:
- the LOC18597716 gene encoding L-type lectin-domain containing receptor kinase V.9, producing MVQGSLTCRKSGPICQRRIQLLPANFLVSQFSLYLLSLNLSIQTKSNQRVPIMCLKDFLVLFVLIKVAASSNEGFIFNGFSSGLVSGQNKSLELAGVAEVSDGLCRLTNTESFKIGHAFYSVPFRFKNSSNTNASSFSTTFVFAMVPENFRGHGMAFVLAPSQEFISGQGVASGQHLGLFNRTNNGNPSNHIVAVELDTFLNQEFGDPNGNHVGIDINSLSSVNLTSANDVPESGLLDPVDLVSGEGGQLWVEYDGAKHQLNVTLSRFNTSKPEPLLSVDIDLSPFILDQMYVGFSSATAQLTASSYVLGWSFQIDGKAEDLDLAKLPSVPSASIERSGKKKITLAVGLSIAGVLFVGVIVSVIFILKRKKDTFVELLEDWEFQFGPHRFAYKDLFIATRGFNEKELLGQGGFGQVFRGELPGSKVQIAVKRIFHKSQQGMKEFIAEIGTIGRLRHPNLARLLGYCRSKDELLLVYDFMPNGSLDKFLYNKPEATLNWNQRFSIIKDVATALAYLHEGWAEVIIHRDIKASNVLLDGEFNGKLGDFGLARCSKHAQDPQTTHVAGTFGYMAPELAKTGKASTSTDVYAFGAFCLEVTCGRRPIKQRASAEEVHLVDWVFKCWKEGDILKTADSKLENDFKVGETDLVLKLGLLCSHNVAALRPRMSQVILYLRGQASLPENLDPILHTSELVEESSDYSAPSTNDFTRASVTITESFLSRGR from the coding sequence ATGGTGCAGGGTTCTTTGACTTGCAGAAAATCTGGTCCAATATGTCAGCGAAGAATCCAACTACTACCTGCTAACTTCTTAGTTTCTCAATTCTCACTCTATCTGTTGAGCTTAAACTTatcaattcaaaccaaaaGCAATCAGAGAGTTCCAATAATGTGCCTTAAGGATTTTTTGGTGTTGTTTGTTTTAATCAAAGTGGCAGCCTCAAGCAATGAAGGTTTCATTTTCAATGGATTCAGTTCAGGACTGGTCTCTGGCCAGAATAAGAGTTTAGAACTGGCTGGTGTAGCGGAAGTTTCCGACGGTCTTTGCAGACTTACAAACACAGAATCTTTTAAGATTGGCCACGCTTTCTATTCGGTCCCGTTTAGGTTCAAGAATTCATCAAATACTAATGCGTCCTCTTTCTCTACCACTTTCGTGTTTGCTATGGTTCCTGAGAATTTTCGGGGCCACGGTATGGCCTTTGTGCTTGCTCCGTCCCAGGAGTTTATATCAGGCCAAGGAGTTGCATCTGGCCAGCATCTGGGTCTATTCAATCGTACAAATAATGGAAATCCATCCAATCATATTGTTGCCGTCGAGCTTGATACGTTTCTAAACCAAGAATTTGGTGATCCTAATGGTAACCACGTTGGGATTGATATCAATAGCTTATCGTCAGTGAATTTAACTTCTGCAAACGATGTCCCTGAAAGCGGTCTATTGGACCCTGTTGATCTGGTGAGTGGAGAAGGGGGACAACTTTGGGTGGAATATGATGGTGCAAAGCATCAACTTAATGTCACGTTATCTCGGTTTAACACGAGTAAGCCAGAACCGCTATTGTCTGTGGATATTGATTTATCACCTTTCATTTTGGATCAGATGTATGTAGGTTTCTCTTCCGCCACTGCTCAACTAACAGCATCTAGTTATGTTTTGGGTTGGAGCTTCCAGATAGATGGGAAAGCAGAAGATCTTGATCTGGCCAAACTTCCATCGGTACCAAGCGCAAGCATTGAAAGATctgggaaaaagaaaataacactAGCAGTCGGACTGTCAATAGCTGGAGTACTTTTTGTGGGAGTTATAGTCTCTGTCATTTTTAtcttgaaaagaaagaaagacacATTTGTTGAGTTACTTGAAGATTGGGAGTTTCAATTCGGACCTCATAGGTTTGCTTACAAGGATTTATTCATAGCAACTAGAGGTTTCAATGAAAAGGAGCTTCTTGGACAGGGCGGTTTTGGACAAGTTTTCAGAGGGGAATTACCCGGATCAAAAGTCCAAATTGCAGTGAAGCGAATCTTCCACAAATCTCAGCAAGGGATGAAAGAATTTATTGCAGAGATTGGCACAATCGGTAGGCTGCGACATCCCAATTTAGCACGACTCCTTGGCTATTGTCGAAGTAAAGATGAGCTCCTTTTGGTCTATGATTTTATGCCAAATGGCAGTCTTGACAAGTTCCTCTACAACAAGCCAGAGGCCACTCTCAATTGGAATCAAAGATTTAGCATCATCAAAGATGTAGCCACTGCGCTTGCCTACCTGCATGAAGGGTGGGCGGAAGTCATCATTCACAGAGATATAAAGGCCAGCAACGTGTTATTAGATGGTGAGTTTAATGGAAAATTAGGTGATTTCGGGCTTGCAAGATGTAGCAAACATGCACAGGATCCTCAAACGACGCATGTAGCTGGCACCTTTGGCTACATGGCACCAGAGCTTGCTAAAACAGGCAAGGCAAGTACAAGCACCGATGTTTATGCATTTGGGGCATTTTGCTTGGAGGTGACTTGCGGTAGAAGGCCAATCAAGCAAAGAGCATCAGCTgaagaagtgcatttggtggATTGGGTGTTCAAATGTTGGAAGGAAGGTGATATCTTAAAGACAGCAGACTCCAAACTTGAGAATGACTTCAAGGTTGGGGAAACCGATCTAGTGTTGAAACTTGGACTACTTTGCTCACACAATGTGGCAGCACTTAGGCCTAGAATGTCACAAGTTATCTTGTATCTGAGAGGCCAAGCTTCACTCCCTGAAAATTTGGATCCAATTCTTCACACCTCAGAGCTTGTCGAAGAGTCCAGTGATTATTCTGCACCATCGACAAATGATTTTACTAGAGCATCAGTTACTATCACTGAATCTTTCCTATCTAGAGGTCGTTGA